DNA sequence from the Trypanosoma brucei gambiense DAL972 chromosome 9, complete sequence genome:
TCTGTTGAATCTATCGGGACGAGCAAATCTCTCGTGAGGCTTACTATTGAAGTGGGCGAGGACTTAACAGACACAACACCCCTCTCAGATATCACATCCCTTGAGGAATTATCATTGCGGGAATGCGGTGATAACCTGGGAGGAGTCGGGACACTTGAGAAACTGCCACGGCTTAAATCGCTGGATCTGGGTTTATCTGATATTAGCAATAGCACACTTAATGATATTTGTCTGTCTCGATCCATTACGTCACTCAACCTATCCAACAATTATGAACTAACAGACATATCTCATATATCAAACCTTAcggcactggaggaattgAATCTGAGAGGATGTTACCACATAACTTCAGGCTGGGAAGCACTTAGCGAATTACCACGACTTCGTGTGCTCAACTTGGAATCCGCCAGAGTTACGACGCGTTACGATGGATATTATATCAGCAGATGCAAATCCCTCGTCACACTGAATATTCAATTGAGTGATATGACCGATGCTTCATACATCGCTAATATCAAgacactggaggagttgcatATAGGGGAATGCGACGAGCTAAGGTGGGGGTTTAGTGCACTTTTCACTCTTCCGAGGTTACGCATTCTTGACCTGTTTATGTCGCGCATTACAGATGAAGATCTCAGGAATATTCAACCACCCCATACCATTGAGGAGCTCAATCTCTCTTATTGTGAAAATCTTAATGATATTACACCACTTGGGAGAATAAAATCTATTAAAAACTTACATTTCCTTTTGAGCTATGATGCCAGAAGGCTCAGAGAAGAAGGATTCAGAAGTCTTTTGGAATTGCCATGTCTTTCTTGGGTGGGGGTCAAAAATGCTTATGTCAGTTCCGATATCCTGCGTGAACTGAGAAAAAGGAGGTTACATATCCATTAATATGTGGTCCATTATTTCGTGTTGTATTATTAACAACTTATTGCTGAGAATACGTTATTAAATTAAACATCCAGTTCGAGTGGTTCGCTCACTGTAGGCACTATTACTCAAACAGATACCAGTAACAATTCATATGGATGATATTGTATGTTACACTATCTTAATTACGAGAAATACGAGGATCTCATTACAGTTATTTAAGCGCTTCGTATTTTTGCAAGTTATATCCATCATATATCGTGTAAAGAACAGTTAGGaaggtgtgcgtgtgcgtgcgACAAGCTTTTTTCTCAATGGAAATTTGTATTTTAGTTGCAAGCGTAGTGATTATATTACGCTCATCTATACTACAACCATGTCAAATGAACATATCATTTCttgcatgtttttttgtttttacagcCACATACTCTCACCCAAATGTCGAATGAAATattatcgttattattattactatttctatcgttcttattgttattatatgAGACACAGCATTCATTGTTAATTTTCACCCATAGCCACACctgaaaagtaaaagcactCAACATTCTACAGTACTGTTTGCCTGTCAATGATATGAGGAGGTGATGTTTATATACCATTAAAGTatagtgaatatatttcattactgttattattatttgttttactgaAAGAAATGACAGAGTGACTTTAAATTATATCAGAGCAGCATCTTGACCACCAATTTGCTACACGGGAGAGGATAATACAACACATTACGTGTCTCgtgattcttttttacacttgCCACTGGTATATCTATATTCTCAAACAGTGCAATTGAATCCCCTTGTTTCaattaaaatattttaactttttgtatttatttttgtaattacataatttattttattgcattttcttttagaATCATTTGAACCAATTATTTTTGAAGAAGTGATACATTCTGAAGCCCCCTTCGCAACGAAGGGGAatgatgaaacaaaaatcgGAAACTCTGGCTTCTCACACACATTATATTCTGGTAAACTCACACTCCGTTTTTATcttatattgttttttttatccttCATATACAATGTGACAAACTtaaaaatttaaaggaaGTTTGCTTGTGTCCTCACTCACATCTTGTTGATATGTGCAACATGACAATCAAAATATTTCAACATATTAAATTATTCTTAGCGTTTCCGTTATATTTAATTGCCCGCCTTTTCGCTGTCAGTGCAAATAAGGTAGATTTTGACGTTTCGCTTCTAGTTAGGAGTTAGTTTGTATCATGTTAATGTTATGAAGCGAAGTGGGACAGTTACCATGTTGGAAGGAAGAATGGGTAGATTCCAACTGTAACGGCGGAGGGTTGCACGCAAAAGCTTCCGTGAGTTCAGTGgaattttattgtttcttttttgggagCGGCGAGTGTCGGTTTTATTCGCATAAGCTCCAGAAAATGGAAGCAGCTAACAATTCGAAGGAAAACATAGTCACAACGTCCCGTGTGTTGCATGCTACGATCAGGATGGGAAACAAGTGAAATGGGACATTTGCACCTTCACAAACGAAAAGACGTGCCAATAGCTTGCTATTATATGCAGTGCTGAAGGCTTTTGCAGAAACTGACCTGGTGCTGGCACAATAACATAGACACGCAGCGTAATGTGCTGGGCCTCTTTGTGTTATGTGCGTTATTCCTGCTTGTGTATTATCAACCTCAATAGTATGCGTGGTGGTGGTTAATAGGTTGATAACGTGATAAACTTAGATTGTGGTTCATGAGGCCATCAGAGGCACATATTGGTATGGGAAGTATTCGATTCTCATTCGAACGCATTTAGATCACTCTCCTCAACACTAATGTATATGATTcctgttctctttttcttcccttttatattttgtacAGAAACAACCGTATGTATATTAATATAAGGTATCCTATGACTTACCTTCCTGTACAGTGTGAAGTTAAAAGGGGTGGGAAATTGATATGCCAACTTTTGTTGTGACTATCATATCCATCCTTTGTATCGTTAAGGGAAGGGTATTGTTGGTAAATGCGAGTCCTCAATTGTATGGAAGTAAATTTACTGACCACGAGGGAGGTACTGGAAGTacccctaaccctaaccctaacccccACAGAGGCGGTGACAGTTGGGTTGGGTGGGCGTTTTAAAAACTCACTCTTTGCGACGCTTCTCTTAAGCGTGATATGGAAACAAGAATTATGATGGTTATTTCATCTCACCTGACAATGAGTAAAGGTTTGGCCATTCCTTTCGTAGGCccccggaaaaaaaaaaatgttcatCTATACATGTTACGGGTGTGGGAAACTGCAACAGTGCGAGATAGCTTCACTTGTAACAGTGCGTCACTTTATTCCCTATGTGCAATCCGAAACTAGGGAATCTCCTCGTTCCCATTAAACTTAGACTCACAACCCCTCTGAAGTAAGGAGAGAACATAccgagaaaagaaaagacattTGGAATAAAATGGAAATTGGCAATGGAATCACATGAACGACAAAGCACAAGGGAAATATTAGTGAAGTCCTCATGTCCGCGGAGGGGAATATGTGATCGAATGCAGCTGCGTGAATAAagtaagggagaaaaaatgtgcaaagcgaaaagaaatagaggaTGGTAAATGTGAAACGAAAGCAATGGTGAAGAACTAAGAACCGAAGTAGTGAAAGATGCGTAAAGCAATAAATTGATATCAAAATATTTGTGTAGGGTGCTCTTTGAAGTTGATGGTGTTCTCTTACACAGCATCTTGGATTGTTTTTACGTAACCGAATGAACATACAAACCTACTAACACACTTTGGAAAATGATGAAACTGGGGGTTGAGTTGTGAGGGAGTGGCGCTTCATAACCTGTAAGACAATAGGAAGAAGGGGCATTATTTGGGGAACACGCACCGACACAAAAGTGCTGTGAAGACGCGAGGCAGTACTTACAGTAACTCTAAACAACCATTTGCCTATTTAACTTAAATATTACAATTTGGGTCTGACTCAAGAATAAATGAGGCTAAATAGTGAATGTGCACGTTTCCATTGAGAAGGGTGTATTCATGAAACCACATATTAATATGGTGAAGACGTGGTTGCGGACGCTACTGAGCAGACGACGCGATGAAAAGCGCAATGGGAAAGGTTGCTTATGTAATTTCCCTATTATACAACGCATACATCTCATTAGTTGTGACATTGTATTGATCATGGTTTTCAGATATTGTCGTGAATACCACCAAgccttgtttattttttcactGTATCTTTTTCTGTTACAGATTTTTGAATCATAGCGGTATCTTGTGAAACACCGAAGAACatcaaaaataattttattgGTTGATGTTCGTAGAATTCAGAGCAGAGCTGCTAGAGAACAGTAGGAAACATATAAAAGATGGGTGTATCTGTTTCTACTTTCAACTCTGATTGCAGCCCTACTCTGTAAAACCGAACGTACACCAAACAATATCTTTCATTTCACCAGCCCCTGCTTCAGCCAGCATGCGTTTAAAATGACACATGTCCAATACTGCGTTGGGAAGAGTTAGGGAACTATCAGGCGTATATTTTTGTGctgaaagaggaaataaaacagaCTGATTGAAGCGATGTGTGGTACAGGACTAGTTATTACGCCATGCTTCAGAGTAATCgacctttccttttttattttctcactggtgacacaaataaatacaaatcaCCAATCAAACTATTCATCTTACTGAATGACTCAACGTTTGTCACCTCTCCATTTACTCTCACGACGctacttaaaaaaaaaaaaacaagaatttTACCAGgattaaaaaaagtaaagtttATCATCCCCAATGGTGTGGAAGGGTCAAGccaagggaaaacaacaaaataacgGAAAGAATATTCTGAAGGGAAAACGGAGACTGTTGGCGACAGGACCTCAACAGGAGCCAGAAGTAAACACTCCAACGGTCAACGCAAACAGTAACGTAATGAAATCACTTCGTAAGCGAGATCGACCGACGGAAGAACTGCAGCAGGTGGGGGACGTTTCTGTAGGGGCAACCGAAGCTTCCAGTGTCCTCAATAATgctgaaagggaaaggaaggatacAAGTGCCGCAGACGGTGATACAACTCATCCTAATTTATTGAGCGATGGCCAGGAGGTTTCACTCAAAGGCACCAAAGTTGATAAAAATACCTTGCAACCGCTCCAAGCATCTGTTACCCTACGGAAACTGAGTGTTAcggtgaaggaggaagatgTCGATGTGCAGCAGCTGACCTCACTGAAAATGTTAAAGGATTTGTGTATCGAATACGTGAGCGGTAAAATACTGAACGTGACTTCTCTGAAGGAATTGTCCCATATGGAAAGGCTTTGTTTCAAAGGAAGTTGCATTGAGGAATTGGAGGAACTTACGTTGAATGGATGCGAAGAGCTGAAAAAAATTGAGGGGATACACCTTCTGCCGAACCTCACGATTCTCAACTTGGGGAGGACATCAACAAATGACGATTTCTTGAAGGAACTTTCCGTATGCAAGAAACTATCAAAGTTGACACTATCTGGGTGCCCAGGATTGGAGAATGTCGAACAGCTGTCAAATTTTGCAACACTAAAGGAGTTGAGTCTTTCATGGTGCAGTAATATTATACATGGGTGGGAAGGCATTGGCCAACTTCCACAGCTCCGAGTTCTTCATTTGGAAGGGAACAAAATCACTAACAGAACACTTGAGCCAATCTCGAAGTCGAAGTCACTTGTATCACTAGATGTCTCCTTCTGTGAGAAATTAACTGACGCCACTCCACTCTGCCGTGTTAAAACTCTGGAAGAGCTGAATCTTCACGCCACTAAAATAACTTCTGGTATCGACAATCTGGTACTACTCCCGCGACTCCGTGTGCTGGATGTGAGGCAATTACAACTCAGCACCTTCGATACCATTCTCAGTGCTTTTGCTGCCGTACGTTATGGCATTcgtctttcttcattttgcaACGGTTTCGATATCGAATCTATTTCTTCCATTCAAACACTTGAGGAATTGAGTGTGGGGGGGCTTCTCTGCGCCGCAATCCAATTCGGCAGTATTGGGGGACTTCCACGCCTTCGAGTACTAAGGTTATCGAGCAAAACGATGTTTGACGAGTCACTTAAAGGAATAAGTCACTCGCGCTCATTGGTGGCATTTGATCTCTCAGGGTGCTCCTGCCTCGAAGACATTTCCTCTATATCAGGAATAAAGACATTGGAAGCGTTGAGTCTTAGAGATTGTACGAATGTATCAGATGGTTGGATTGCACTTGGGGAGTTACCACTGCTGCGCATCCTTGATCTATCATGTACGAAAATTCAAGATGTGATGCTTCGAGTGTTGTTCCCTAAGTTGAAACTAGACTGTCTGAGTCTTGCTGGATGCGAAAACATAACTCATATAGGGCCTTTAATTAACGTAAAATCACTCAAAAATTTGGTGCTGGAGGAATGTTCCGAGCTGAAAGCGGGGTTTGAGGCACTACTGGAGCTGCCCTTGCTCACATGGGTCGATCTATGCTATGTTAACGACAACAAAACGGTGAAAGACACATTGGTTGCGAGAGGGGTGGATATGAGAAGTGTATGGTCTATCATTGGAAATTGTACCTCATTATTTGATTGGTGGAGAGCTAAATAATCTATCATATGAGGTTTCAGGAGAACATCACTTCTACCGCATCGTTAGAATTAGGGCACCTAATCAAGTGATGGGTGAATCCAGGGGCACGCAGCGTCATGCGCAACATATCAATATTAGCAATGAAAGTGACGCCGATATCTGTGGTTAAGAAGCGTGGCACACTGcatgtttcccttttcagaaaatagtaaaatatcATCCCTATCATACGAGTGAGAACATGACGGGAATATCTCTTTccgaaaaataaatattcaaCCCCCTCATCTAATTTTTTCATGATTCGTCCCTATTCGTAATATGACCCTGCAGAAGCAGGAATACATTAACGCAACACGTTTTGGGGcctttatttttcaaaaGCTCATGGCTACGCTCTCTGCATACGTTATTTACCTAAGTATATGTTATTTTGTCTGTATTTTACTGGAGCCCACTGCTACTTCAAAGGGCGCAGTTACACTAACCTCTTGCACAGCAAAGTGGTGTGTACCGTATTAACTCAACAACATCCGTATCAAATATACACGAGTGTGTAGTAACGCTCTATTGGTTTTGGGaactattattttatttcttacaATATGATGCCTCAGAGAAACTGAAGGCGAGGGCAGATCCTTTAATCCATCATATTTTCCGTTTTATATCGTATCCATATATGTTTATGACTTTCCCGTAGGTAGTTCCAAGGTACATTATGTATTCTTTCATTTAAAGAatcattcctttctttcatatTTGCTTCTTATTTGACAACAATGAGCAAAAGGTTTTTCTCTCTGACGTTTACATTAATTTAGACACTGCTGTTAGCTGATAAGTTACAGAAAGCCGTACATTTAAAGTTACACGAACTCACACCGGTCCGAAATAGTAAAGTCTCTAGTATTATTActtgtttctttatttgagAAAAATACGAAAAGCAGCGCCGTGTCTGAAGTGAGAAACATGTGGCATACATGTGAGATCGGAGGACCACTGCCATTTGAATATCATATCCCAAAATTCTTTTGCTAACATTATTAACTCTGAATGCCTACGAGATTGTGAAGTGAGCGACCACTGACAGTGAAAACACGAGGATGTATTGTTATCGCCCATGAAAGACACTAGCGCTATTTTGCTTATTGAAAAGCAGAAGCTCTTTATAATGCCTTTAATCGGCTTGACACGGCAGGTATCACATTTGAAGGAGCAATGAACAAACCGTTACCACACGGAGATATTTTCGTTTACTGATCAAAAGGTACTCCCGCGACGCATTATTTTTGGTTTACACAACAAGAAGTGCTGTGGCATATGCAACTACTTACTTTTTGCGAGGTTATGTGAGTATATTTTGGTGACGTATGTAATTTCAATCCGCAGCTGATGTTGCAATGCAGTAATTATCAATGAGGTCTGTCAAGTGGATTCCAAATGGTGAAGCTGTGAGTGAGGACGAAGGACTTATTGTCTGCCTCTGAACCGTACACTGCCAAGCACAATTGAATTAGTTTATCATACGACTTTGAAGAATTGCACAAAGTTTCTGGAGCGCACTGGAGGCCTCAAGACATTAGCTCTCACGCCTGAAATGAACCGACCCTACTTAAGGTTTAACGGTACGAAACATAATGACATCCTCATGTGGACAGAGGACTGGAGAGAGTGGAATGTCTCGAGAAGAGGACTCTGTACTTGACAGACCCAATGGGATGGAAGAATGGAGGCCGAGCCAGGCCCCTACATTGCGATTGGGAGCTCTGGTATAGGTAAGTTGCTATCCATTGGTTCGCTTCTCCTTCATACTCTGGCCACGctggccacctcaacgtggtgccagggtccagtaccccgtatcatcgggggaagccaagagccagcagcgttcctttcatggggaacactgctgtgctccggctacggcatcatacagcacagggatcagcagcgtcttgctgggacaccgtttttcatttgtcggtccctgggcacgtgccatcagcagtatcacccGCACTAACATACTGCTCTGCGGTAATATAGAGGAGATTTGCGGGCCGCCGTTATGCGTGACGGGGTGAAACTACGGTGGGTTCTCACTGGGAAAAACTTTGTCCACTGGATATCGCTGTATGGTTATCTGTTCGTGAGTTTTTCTTAGCTATAACCGATTTTCTCGGCGGCAGCTGACCGATAATGCGGATGTACAATGCTTGAGATAAATTGTTTGATGGAAGGGACATTTAGTAACTAGATGTGATATCACAGCgaattttcgtttttttcgaTATCACCCACTGAACGGGTCCCTTGAATTGCTAATGGTGAGCAACGTTGAACTATCGAATAGCACGGCATCGGTCATGTAAATGGGTTGAGGAGAAAGTGCTTCATCGTGCGCACGGGAAAACG
Encoded proteins:
- a CDS encoding leucine-rich repeat protein (LRRP), putative, which codes for MVWKGQAKGKQQNNGKNILKGKRRLLATGPQQEPEVNTPTVNANSNVMKSLRKRDRPTEELQQVGDVSVGATEASSVLNNAERERKDTSAADGDTTHPNLLSDGQEVSLKGTKVDKNTLQPLQASVTLRKLSVTVKEEDVDVQQLTSLKMLKDLCIEYVSGKILNVTSLKELSHMERLCFKGSCIEELEELTLNGCEELKKIEGIHLLPNLTILNLGRTSTNDDFLKELSVCKKLSKLTLSGCPGLENVEQLSNFATLKELSLSWCSNIIHGWEGIGQLPQLRVLHLEGNKITNRTLEPISKSKSLVSLDVSFCEKLTDATPLCRVKTLEELNLHATKITSGIDNLVLLPRLRVLDVRQLQLSTFDTILSAFAAVRYGIRLSSFCNGFDIESISSIQTLEELSVGGLLCAAIQFGSIGGLPRLRVLRLSSKTMFDESLKGISHSRSLVAFDLSGCSCLEDISSISGIKTLEALSLRDCTNVSDGWIALGELPLLRILDLSCTKIQDVMLRVLFPKLKLDCLSLAGCENITHIGPLINVKSLKNLVLEECSELKAGFEALLELPLLTWVDLCYVNDNKTVKDTLVARGVDMRSVWSIIGNCTSLFDWWRAK